In Anaerolineales bacterium, the sequence TCGAGGCCGCCTGCAGTTCGGCCAGCATCGCCCGCAATCCGGTAAAGAACTCCTCCTCCGGCCCGGGTGGATCGGACGCGGCCGTCCAGCCGGCGATCTCCGAGACCGAACGCGCGGCTGCGGCGTTCAAGCAGGCGGAGTAGATTGCCAAACCCCGGACGGCGCCGGCCGGGGCGTTTCCAAGCTCTTGAAACTGGCGCAATTGGGCGGTGATTGTCCGCAGGGAGACCGGGAGCATCTCGGGGGAGTTGTGGCTTTCCAGCAAGTAGCTGAAGCCCTCCGCCAAGCGGGCGAGGCCGCCCGCCTTGGCGTTTTCCAGCGCGTTTGGAAGGTTGGCCACCAGCGCGGCGGAATCCGGGTTGTCGCGGGCCTCCTGGGTCAGCCGGTGGAACTCGGCCAGCGCTCCTTGCGGGTGGAGCAGGATTTGGTCGGCCGTCGCCTCCGCCCGGCCCAGCGGCGAATTCCAATGCTCGGCCAATTGGCGCTCAATCTCCGCCCGCTGGCGGGCTTCGGCCTGTTTCTCCTCGATCAATTGGGCGACGCGGATCGCGGTGCCGGCCTGATCGGCCAGTCCGAGCAGGAGCGACTGATCCTCGCGGGAATACTCCTCTCCGGAAAGCCGCGGCCCGAGGGCGAGGATGCCGACCAGGTCCTTGTGTCCGGTTCGCGGGGCGATCAGCGGGAGGAGCAGGGGGAAGGGCATCGCGCCGGATTTGGCGGCGATTCCTCCGCCTTCCAGCCGTTCGAGGATGTCCGGCCGCGGCGGAAGCGTGGGCGCCCCTTCCTCCGGCAATCCATGGGCGTGAGTCAGGGCGAACGATCCGCCCCCTTCGCGGAGGAACACCGCGCCGTATTGGATGTGCAGGAGCTGGGTGACGCGCAGCACCAGGGTCCGCTGCAATTCGTCGAGGTCGAACAGTGTCCGCAGTTCCCGTCCGAACTCGGTGAAGGCGAGGCGGAAATCCACCTTCTCCCGGTAGAAGCGCCGGTCGATGAAATCCTGCAGGCGGTCGCGCAGGGGGCGGAAGAGCGCGGCGATCGCCAGGGTGGACCCGACGATGACCAATTCCGAATTCTGGCCGGTGGCGGCGCGGACGATCGCCTGGAAGAAATAAATCCCAAACAGATACAGCGCGCCGAGCAAACCGGTCAGGAGGGCGTAGACCAGCGTGCGGTTGATCAGCTGGTCCACGTCCCACAGCCGGTATCGCAGGACGGCGATCATCAGAAAAACCGGGACCAGAACCAAGGCGATCGAATACGCGGTTTGGCTGACGGCCTGGAAGACAAGGCGCAGACCGCCTGGCTCGCGAAGCGGGGGGGCGAAGGCCGGCAGGAGGTAATAGGCCAACGAAGCGGCCACCGCGATGGTCAGGCCGAACACCACAAGTTTGGTCTGCTGTTTTTCCTGCCGGTTGGAGGCATGCAGGTAGCGGTAGATCTGGGAGAAGGCGCCGGCGCCGAAGCCGCCGATCAGCATCGACAGAAGACCCAGAGTGCGGAATGCGGCCACCGCTTGGTCGATGAAATCGGCCGAGATGTCGGTTCCCAACAGCCAGGCGACGACCCGCAATCCGGTTTGGACCGGGGCCAGCCAGCTGACCGAACTCGCAGCGGCGGTGATCTCCGGAAGGACCAGCAGGGCGGTCAGCCAGATGCCGAGCCCGAACGCCAGCGAGCGGGTCCACGACGGAACAAACCGGCCGTCGGGAAAGAGGAAAACGGTCAGCGCCGCGGCGGCGATTCCGAAGATCTGCACCGGACGCGCCAGCCACGCGAACCCGGCGCTCGAAAGGAAGGGGAAAACGGTGGCGCCGAAGGTGATCAGCGCGAAGGATACGAGCAGGGCGGTGCCGTCGTCGCGCTTCGACCAGAAGATCACCAGCGCCGCCGTTCCGAAGGCTGACGCCACCAGGAGTTCCAAGACCGCGAGAAAGACGCTGTAGGCGGCAGCCGGGATCCCGGCGTCGGCAAGAATTTTCAACTCCGACGCCGGAAGATCGGTCGCGATCCACCTCGAATGCGAGGCGACGGCGTACACCGCCATCGCCAAGAGGGCGGCCGCCACCAGAACCCAGGCCAGCCGGGCAACAAACAGCCGGCGGTCCGACGTCCGGGAGCCCGGGATGATCAATTCCAGCCGCTTGCGCAAAGAAGAAATGTTCATCTCGGTTAAAGAATATCCGGGGATCGGTTTCTCCGGTAGGTGGAGGGCGGGGGCGTTGTGTGCCGATTTCGGGTCAGTTGCGGGACGGGCGCGGGAGGTGACCGGAATGCCCCGGCGGGACGGAAAAGGGAACGACGATCCAAAAAGCCGTCAAGCCGCCGTGGTTTCGGCCGGCGTCCAGAAACCGGTCGGGCGCTTTCCGTGCCGAAGCCCTCGGTGTGCGCTCCAACCCATCGCGAGGGACGGGAAGTCAATCCAATGCCAGCAAGTAGCCTTGACCGCGCCGATTGACCAACAATTCCCCGGCGCTTCCCAGGGCGTTGCGCAGCTTCTTGACGACGCCGCGGGCCCGTTCAGGGTCCAACGTCTTCTCCCCGGGCCACAGGGCGGCTTCGATGTCCTGCGGAGCCAGCACGCGGCCGGGTTTCTCGAGAAAAACCTTCAGCAAGGAAAACTCGGTCGGCGTGAGATGGACCGCCTTTCCGGAGACGGTCGCCAGACTCCGCCGCAGGTCGATCAGGAAGGGGCCGCCTTGCAGCAGGCCGGGAACCGCCTGGCGGCGGACGAATTGTTCGAGCACCGTGCCGACGTACTTCCCGCCGCAGACCAAACCGGCCTCCGCCAATCCGGGACTTTCCCCGCCGGTCATCGGCAAAGCCGCCAGCGCATACCGGTCCTCCTCCCCCAGCTCGCTCCAGTAATATTGCAGGTGGGGTTCCAAATCGGCGAGCATCTGCTGGCGGATTGCGGGAATCGCTTCCGGAGGAACCTCGCCGGAAGAGTCCGCGGATTCGAACGCGCGGTAGCCCGCCACTTGAAGGAACAGCGGGTGAGTCCCCGCGAGCGAGAGGATCGGATCGAGGGAGCGGTCCGCGTACGGTTTGCCGGCTTTGGCGGAAAGGGTTTGAAGCATTTCGCGCGCTTCCCTCTCCTCCATCAAGCCGAGGCTCATGGGCGCGAAAAAATTAAAGAACGGGGACGAAAGCGTTTCCGGATTGACCCGTCCCAGTCTCCACAAAGGGTTTTTTGAGGCGGTGACGAAACGGACCGGATACTGGGCCGCCAGACCCCGCAAACGGTTGAACAGTGCGGTGCCGAACCGCGGATTCGACGCGACCAATTCGAATTCATCCAGCAGGATAACCAGGCTGCGGCGGCCGCCGGAGAATTCGCGCCGGATGCTTTCCAGAAAATCCGCGTACGGAACGCCGCCGGATCCTCCGTCGAGGGAGCGGCGGACGGCGCCGTAAAAATCCGCTTCTCCCAAACCGTCGAGGGTTCCGCCGTCAAGGAGCAGGAATTCCATGCGCTCCGGCGGGCATTCGTGCGCGGCGGCGACCGCCGGATTCGAGGCGTGCATCAGCAGCGACGTTTTGCCGATCCGCCGCGGTCCGGAAATCGAAACGCTTTGCCCTTTGCGCAGAAGGTCGAAAAGGTAGGCCAGCTCCCGTTTGCGGCCGAAGAAGAATTCCGGACGGGATACCGGACCGCGGTGGTAGAAGGGGTTGTCGGCCATCTCGGGGATATTGTAGCACGGGCGGACCACGGGCGATTCCCGCCCACGCTCCCCCGCCGGAATGCCCGCCGCCGGCGTTTAACCCGCGGCCATTAGGTTCGAGATGCACGGCGAAGAGCGATGAAGGAGGAACGATCCCGTTTCGCTTTTGCGGGAAGTTGGGCGGGCGGCCGACGGTAATTATTCTCCGGCGTGAATTCGATCGGTGGAGGAAGCATTCCCCCGG encodes:
- a CDS encoding GAF domain-containing protein, with protein sequence MNISSLRKRLELIIPGSRTSDRRLFVARLAWVLVAAALLAMAVYAVASHSRWIATDLPASELKILADAGIPAAAYSVFLAVLELLVASAFGTAALVIFWSKRDDGTALLVSFALITFGATVFPFLSSAGFAWLARPVQIFGIAAAALTVFLFPDGRFVPSWTRSLAFGLGIWLTALLVLPEITAAASSVSWLAPVQTGLRVVAWLLGTDISADFIDQAVAAFRTLGLLSMLIGGFGAGAFSQIYRYLHASNRQEKQQTKLVVFGLTIAVAASLAYYLLPAFAPPLREPGGLRLVFQAVSQTAYSIALVLVPVFLMIAVLRYRLWDVDQLINRTLVYALLTGLLGALYLFGIYFFQAIVRAATGQNSELVIVGSTLAIAALFRPLRDRLQDFIDRRFYREKVDFRLAFTEFGRELRTLFDLDELQRTLVLRVTQLLHIQYGAVFLREGGGSFALTHAHGLPEEGAPTLPPRPDILERLEGGGIAAKSGAMPFPLLLPLIAPRTGHKDLVGILALGPRLSGEEYSREDQSLLLGLADQAGTAIRVAQLIEEKQAEARQRAEIERQLAEHWNSPLGRAEATADQILLHPQGALAEFHRLTQEARDNPDSAALVANLPNALENAKAGGLARLAEGFSYLLESHNSPEMLPVSLRTITAQLRQFQELGNAPAGAVRGLAIYSACLNAAAARSVSEIAGWTAASDPPGPEEEFFTGLRAMLAELQAASNSLQAYERVDTAQDKLAYLAGAMERLGRLHHAAHSALGAADRPVIRRIAEHWMAVVTGAMGELHSRAQIVCELLTRHTWQEDVVVLGLSLRNAGRGAAVRVEVRLQPSGEYAVLDGAAALAHLGPGEDAQVEFRVRPRLASGLRRFRALFEIRYTDPRGADQCESFADAVQLLETPREFRAIPNPYVVGTPLRAGSPLFFGREDVMGFLCEHLTAAHRNNLVLIGQRRTGKSSLLKQLTLRLGEGFLPVYLDGQALGLDPGMPAFLHSVASEIAFAMEDRGMAVAPPSLDAYAENPTYFFERNFLPEVRRSLGSRPLLLLLDEFEELESSVRRGTLDAAVFPFLRHLIQHSENLSVVFCGTHRLEELASDYWSVLFNISLYRHIGLLSREEAMRLIQEPVAGGGMQYDDLALEKIWRVTAGHPYFLQLVCHNLVNLHNRLTRSYLTVADVNASLEEILTAGEAHFVYLWTESTPAQKLALFAMSQPGRAAILTPIQAADSLAHRGVAADRTELIGAFQRLAARDIFSVVQRPDLPYGEAYGWKLGLLGMWVEKSKSLRQVVDEEKNRG
- a CDS encoding winged helix-turn-helix domain-containing protein — translated: MVRPCYNIPEMADNPFYHRGPVSRPEFFFGRKRELAYLFDLLRKGQSVSISGPRRIGKTSLLMHASNPAVAAAHECPPERMEFLLLDGGTLDGLGEADFYGAVRRSLDGGSGGVPYADFLESIRREFSGGRRSLVILLDEFELVASNPRFGTALFNRLRGLAAQYPVRFVTASKNPLWRLGRVNPETLSSPFFNFFAPMSLGLMEEREAREMLQTLSAKAGKPYADRSLDPILSLAGTHPLFLQVAGYRAFESADSSGEVPPEAIPAIRQQMLADLEPHLQYYWSELGEEDRYALAALPMTGGESPGLAEAGLVCGGKYVGTVLEQFVRRQAVPGLLQGGPFLIDLRRSLATVSGKAVHLTPTEFSLLKVFLEKPGRVLAPQDIEAALWPGEKTLDPERARGVVKKLRNALGSAGELLVNRRGQGYLLALD